A region from the Mycobacterium heidelbergense genome encodes:
- a CDS encoding dipeptide ABC transporter ATP-binding protein, whose product MSRTGEAPLLSVEGLEVRFGARAPAVRGVDLTVPRGHTVAVVGESGSGKSTTAAAVLGLLPPGGRITAGRIVFDGRDITSFDRRADRRLLRSIRGRGIGYVPQDPMTNLNPVWKVGFQIREALRANAGGSGARRRALELLAEAGMPDPAKQAGRYPHQLSGGMCQRALIAIGLAGRPKLLIADEPTSALDVTVQRQVLDHLQHLTDELETALLLITHDLALAAERAESVVVVHRGAVVESGAAQQILQDPHHEYTQRLVAAAPSLTARSSPRTRPRTANAPRDDILVASELTKVYRESHGAPWRRTEFCAVDAVSFRLRRASTLAIAGESGSGKSTLARMVLGLLQPTSGTVAFDGVAIGDQLDRKQALAFRRRVQPVFQNPYSSLDPMYSVFRAIEEPLRIHRVGDRGQRARAVRALVDQVALPSSVLGRLPRELSGGQRQRVAIARALALRPEVLVCDEAVSALDVLVQAQILELLTELQAELGLTYLFISHDLAVIRQIADDVLVMRAGRVVERAPTEELFTRPGHEYTRRLLEAIPRPPALRNSPKRG is encoded by the coding sequence GTTCGGCGCCCGGGCGCCCGCGGTGCGCGGCGTGGACCTCACCGTGCCGCGCGGTCATACGGTCGCGGTGGTCGGCGAATCGGGATCGGGAAAATCCACCACGGCCGCCGCGGTCCTCGGACTGCTGCCGCCCGGAGGGCGAATCACCGCCGGACGCATCGTTTTCGACGGGCGCGACATCACCTCGTTCGATCGCAGGGCCGACCGCCGGCTGCTGCGATCGATCCGGGGGCGCGGCATCGGCTACGTGCCCCAAGATCCGATGACCAATCTCAATCCGGTCTGGAAGGTGGGCTTCCAGATCCGCGAAGCCCTGCGCGCGAACGCCGGTGGGAGCGGGGCGCGGCGACGCGCCCTCGAACTGCTCGCCGAGGCGGGCATGCCCGACCCGGCGAAACAGGCCGGCCGGTACCCGCATCAGCTGTCCGGCGGCATGTGCCAGCGCGCGCTGATCGCGATCGGATTGGCGGGCCGGCCCAAGCTGCTCATCGCCGACGAGCCGACGTCCGCGCTGGACGTCACCGTGCAACGCCAGGTGCTCGACCATCTGCAGCATCTGACCGACGAACTCGAAACCGCGCTGCTGCTGATCACCCACGACCTGGCCTTGGCCGCCGAACGGGCCGAGTCCGTGGTCGTGGTCCATCGCGGGGCGGTGGTGGAATCCGGTGCGGCACAACAAATCCTACAGGACCCGCACCACGAGTACACCCAACGACTGGTGGCCGCCGCCCCGTCGCTGACCGCGAGGAGTTCGCCCCGAACCCGGCCGCGGACCGCGAACGCACCCCGCGACGATATCCTCGTCGCGTCGGAACTCACCAAGGTGTATCGCGAGTCCCACGGGGCGCCGTGGCGGCGAACGGAGTTTTGCGCCGTCGACGCCGTGTCGTTTCGCCTGCGCCGGGCGAGCACCCTGGCGATCGCCGGGGAGTCGGGCTCGGGCAAATCGACACTGGCGCGGATGGTGTTGGGTCTGCTCCAACCCACCTCGGGCACCGTCGCTTTCGACGGCGTTGCCATCGGCGACCAGCTGGACCGCAAGCAGGCGTTGGCGTTTCGCCGACGGGTGCAGCCGGTGTTCCAAAACCCTTACAGCAGTTTGGATCCGATGTATTCGGTGTTTCGCGCCATCGAGGAGCCGTTGCGGATACATCGGGTGGGCGACCGCGGGCAGCGCGCGCGGGCGGTGCGCGCGCTTGTCGATCAGGTGGCGCTGCCGTCGTCGGTGTTGGGCCGGCTGCCACGCGAACTCTCGGGCGGCCAGCGGCAGCGCGTCGCGATCGCGCGGGCGCTGGCGCTGCGGCCCGAGGTGCTGGTGTGCGACGAGGCGGTCTCGGCGCTCGACGTTCTGGTGCAGGCGCAGATCTTGGAGCTGCTCACCGAGCTGCAGGCCGAACTGGGGCTGACCTACTTGTTCATCAGCCACGACCTGGCGGTGATCCGGCAGATCGCCGACGACGTCCTGGTGATGCGCGCCGGCCGGGTGGTGGAGCGGGCGCCCACCGAGGAGCTGTTCACCAGGCCCGGCCACGAATACACCCGCCGGCTGCTGGAGGCCATTCCACGCCCGCCGGCGCTCCGAAATAGTCCGAAGAGAGGGTGA
- a CDS encoding oxidoreductase, whose translation MTADPLAPLMDLPGVAEASDRARDALGRAHRHRANLRGWPVTAAEAALRAARASSVLEGGPVRLDDLAEAALRNGGVSDPVFGGALRVAQALEGGGGPLIGIWQRAPLQALARLHMLAAAEQVDEGRLGRPRADAGVGPRLELLAQLVTGGTRVPAPVVAAVAHGELLTLKPFGSADGVVARAVSRLVTIASGLDPHGLGVPEVSWMRQPADYRGAAGGFADGTPDGVGAWVVLCCRAMRAGAQEAVSIAESLSSR comes from the coding sequence GTGACGGCTGACCCGCTTGCCCCGTTGATGGACCTCCCCGGCGTCGCCGAGGCCAGCGACCGGGCCCGCGACGCGCTGGGCCGCGCCCACCGCCACCGCGCGAACCTGCGGGGCTGGCCGGTGACGGCCGCCGAGGCGGCGTTGCGGGCGGCGCGCGCCTCGTCGGTGCTCGAGGGCGGCCCGGTGCGGCTGGACGATCTCGCGGAGGCTGCCCTGCGGAACGGGGGAGTCAGCGATCCGGTGTTCGGCGGAGCGTTGCGAGTGGCCCAGGCGCTGGAGGGTGGCGGGGGACCCCTGATCGGCATCTGGCAGCGGGCCCCGTTGCAGGCGCTGGCCCGCCTGCACATGCTGGCCGCGGCCGAGCAGGTCGATGAAGGTCGGCTGGGCCGGCCGCGGGCCGATGCCGGGGTGGGGCCGCGCCTGGAGTTGCTGGCGCAGTTGGTGACCGGCGGCACGCGGGTGCCGGCGCCGGTGGTGGCCGCGGTCGCACACGGAGAATTGCTGACCCTGAAGCCTTTTGGCAGTGCGGACGGAGTGGTGGCCCGCGCGGTGTCGCGACTGGTGACCATCGCCAGCGGACTGGATCCGCACGGACTGGGCGTGCCCGAGGTGAGCTGGATGCGCCAGCCGGCGGACTATCGCGGTGCCGCGGGTGGATTCGCGGACGGCACGCCGGACGGTGTGGGCGCGTGGGTGGTGCTGTGTTGCCGGGCGATGCGAGCCGGTGCGCAGGAGGCCGTGTCGATCGCCGAGTCGCTATCGAGTCGGTAG
- a CDS encoding HAD-IB family hydrolase, translating into MTVPDPAAPQQTSPETASTTASRARTAAFFDLDKTIIAKSSTLAFSKPFFNQGLLNRRAVLKSSYAQFIYLLSGADHDQMDRMRIHMTNMCTGWDVEQVKSIVNETLHDIVTPLVFAEAADLIAAHKLCGRDVVVVSASGEEIVAPIARALGATHAMATRMVVEDGRYTGDIAFYCYGEGKVQAIRELAAREGYPLEHCYAYSDSITDLPMLDAVGHPSVVNPDRGLRKEANERGWPVLTFSRPVSLRDRIPAPSGAAIATTAAVGITALAAGAVTYSLLRRFAF; encoded by the coding sequence GTGACCGTCCCCGACCCGGCCGCTCCGCAGCAAACCTCCCCCGAAACAGCTTCGACCACCGCGTCCCGCGCCCGGACCGCCGCGTTCTTCGACCTGGACAAGACGATCATCGCCAAGTCCAGCACGCTGGCGTTCAGCAAACCCTTCTTCAACCAAGGGCTGCTCAACCGCCGCGCGGTGCTCAAGTCCAGCTACGCCCAGTTCATCTATCTGCTCTCCGGCGCCGATCATGACCAGATGGACCGGATGCGCATTCACATGACCAACATGTGCACCGGTTGGGACGTGGAGCAGGTCAAGTCGATCGTCAACGAAACGCTGCACGACATCGTGACTCCGCTGGTGTTCGCCGAGGCCGCCGACCTCATCGCCGCCCACAAGCTGTGCGGCCGTGACGTCGTCGTGGTCTCGGCGTCCGGCGAGGAGATCGTCGCGCCGATCGCCCGGGCGCTGGGCGCGACCCATGCCATGGCGACCCGGATGGTCGTCGAGGACGGCAGGTACACCGGGGACATAGCGTTCTACTGCTACGGCGAGGGCAAGGTGCAAGCGATCCGCGAGCTGGCCGCGCGCGAGGGCTACCCGCTGGAACACTGCTATGCCTACTCCGACTCGATCACCGACTTGCCGATGCTCGACGCCGTCGGCCACCCCAGCGTGGTCAATCCCGACCGCGGCTTGCGCAAAGAAGCCAACGAGCGTGGCTGGCCGGTCTTGACGTTCTCCCGGCCGGTGTCGTTGCGCGACCGAATTCCGGCACCGTCGGGTGCCGCGATCGCGACCACCGCCGCCGTTGGCATCACGGCGCTCGCCGCCGGCGCGGTCACCTACTCGTTGCTGCGCCGCTTCGCGTTCTAG
- the ssd gene encoding septum site-determining protein Ssd, with the protein MLTDPELRDELDRVAAAVGARVVHAGAGAVSRKTWSAAAAVVLDEAAADRCGKAALPRRAHVSLLTVAEPATATWSSAVAVGAQHVLRLPGQERELIRALAEAGESARDDEPRGDVVAVIGGCGGAGASLLAVALAQAAAEALLVDLDPWGGGIDLLVGSETAPGLRWPDLALQGGRLNWSAVREALPRHRGISLLSGTRRDYELEGAPVEAVVDAGRRGGATVICDLPRRLTEATQTALDAADLVVVAGRCAVRACAATAAMVPVLAAINPNLGLVVRGPSPGGLRAAEVADITGLPLLASIKAQPQLAQQLERGGLRLGRRSGVAVAARRVLAVLPRAGRGRIGRAA; encoded by the coding sequence GTGTTGACGGATCCGGAGTTACGCGACGAGCTCGACCGGGTGGCCGCGGCGGTCGGCGCCCGGGTGGTTCACGCGGGCGCGGGCGCGGTGAGCCGGAAGACGTGGTCGGCCGCCGCGGCGGTGGTGCTGGACGAGGCGGCGGCGGATCGGTGCGGGAAAGCGGCGCTGCCGCGGCGTGCCCACGTCAGCCTGCTGACCGTCGCCGAACCCGCGACGGCGACGTGGTCGTCGGCCGTCGCGGTCGGCGCCCAACACGTGCTGAGGCTGCCAGGGCAGGAGCGCGAGTTGATCCGCGCGCTCGCCGAAGCCGGCGAATCGGCGCGCGACGACGAGCCGCGCGGCGACGTCGTCGCCGTCATCGGCGGCTGCGGCGGTGCCGGCGCGTCGTTGCTCGCGGTCGCCTTGGCGCAGGCCGCCGCCGAAGCGCTCCTGGTGGACCTGGACCCGTGGGGCGGCGGCATCGACCTGCTGGTGGGCAGCGAGACCGCACCGGGCCTGCGGTGGCCCGATCTGGCGCTACAGGGCGGCCGGCTCAACTGGTCGGCGGTGCGCGAGGCGCTCCCGCGACATCGCGGAATCAGCCTGCTGTCCGGCACACGTCGCGACTACGAGCTCGAAGGCGCGCCGGTGGAGGCCGTCGTCGATGCCGGCCGCCGCGGCGGTGCCACCGTGATCTGCGATCTGCCCCGCCGCCTCACCGAGGCGACGCAAACCGCCCTGGATGCCGCCGATCTCGTCGTCGTGGCCGGCCGATGCGCCGTGCGCGCGTGCGCGGCGACCGCGGCAATGGTTCCGGTGCTCGCCGCGATCAATCCCAACCTCGGGTTGGTGGTGCGGGGTCCGTCGCCCGGCGGATTGCGGGCGGCCGAGGTCGCCGACATCACCGGCCTGCCGCTCCTGGCGTCCATCAAGGCGCAGCCGCAGCTCGCCCAGCAGTTGGAACGCGGTGGCCTGCGGTTGGGCCGGCGATCCGGGGTCGCGGTGGCGGCTCGCCGGGTGCTGGCCGTCCTGCCGCGTGCGGGGCGTGGCCGGATCGGCCGGGCGGCGTGA
- a CDS encoding TadA family conjugal transfer-associated ATPase: MSGSLIERVRERLAAESAPLRPSVVADAIRAESGGMLGDTEVLANLRVLQTELTGAGILEPLLCADGTTDVLVTAPDAVWVDDGNGLRRSRIRFADEAAVRRLAQRLALSAGRRLDDAQPWVDGQLTGIGAGGFAVRLHAVLPPVAAGGTCLSLRVLRPATQDLAALTAAGAVDSRAAALVADIIAARLAFLVCGGTGAGKTTLLAALLGAVPPAERIVCVEDAAELAPRHPHLVKLVARCPNVEGVGEVPVRELVRQALRMRPDRIVVGEVRGAEVVDLLAALNTGHDGGAGTVHANNPGEVPARLEALGALGGLDRAALHSQLAAAVQVLLHVARDRAGRRRLAEIAVLRHSDGRVRAVTVWHADRGMTDDAGVLERLLRSRMSA; encoded by the coding sequence GTGAGCGGCTCGTTGATCGAGCGGGTGCGCGAGCGGCTGGCGGCCGAATCCGCCCCGCTGCGGCCCAGCGTGGTGGCCGACGCGATCCGGGCCGAGTCCGGCGGGATGCTCGGCGATACCGAGGTGCTTGCCAATCTTCGCGTCCTCCAGACCGAACTGACCGGAGCCGGCATCCTCGAGCCGCTGCTATGCGCGGACGGCACCACCGATGTCCTGGTCACCGCGCCGGATGCGGTCTGGGTCGACGATGGAAACGGTCTGCGGCGCAGCCGGATTCGCTTTGCCGACGAGGCGGCGGTGCGGCGGTTGGCGCAGCGGCTGGCGTTGTCCGCCGGCCGGCGTCTCGACGACGCGCAGCCCTGGGTGGACGGCCAGCTGACCGGCATCGGTGCCGGGGGGTTCGCGGTGCGGTTGCATGCGGTGTTGCCGCCGGTCGCCGCCGGAGGCACCTGCCTGTCGTTGCGGGTATTGCGGCCGGCCACCCAGGATTTGGCCGCACTGACCGCCGCCGGCGCGGTCGATTCCCGGGCCGCCGCGCTGGTCGCCGACATCATCGCCGCCCGGTTGGCCTTCCTCGTGTGCGGGGGCACCGGGGCCGGGAAGACGACCTTGCTGGCCGCGCTGCTCGGTGCGGTGCCGCCCGCGGAACGGATCGTGTGCGTCGAGGATGCCGCCGAGCTGGCGCCCCGGCATCCGCATCTGGTCAAGCTGGTCGCGCGGTGCCCCAACGTCGAAGGTGTCGGCGAGGTCCCCGTGCGCGAACTCGTTCGGCAGGCGTTGCGGATGCGGCCCGACCGCATCGTGGTCGGCGAGGTCAGGGGCGCCGAAGTCGTTGACCTCCTCGCGGCGCTGAACACCGGCCACGACGGCGGCGCGGGCACGGTGCATGCCAACAATCCGGGCGAGGTTCCCGCGCGGCTGGAGGCGTTGGGCGCGCTGGGCGGCCTCGATCGGGCGGCACTGCACAGTCAACTCGCCGCGGCGGTGCAGGTTCTGCTGCACGTCGCGCGGGACCGGGCCGGTCGGCGTCGGCTCGCCGAGATCGCCGTGCTGCGCCACAGCGACGGGCGGGTCCGGGCGGTCACCGTGTGGCATGCGGACCGGGGAATGACGGACGACGCGGGCGTTCTGGAACGCCTGCTGCGAAGCCGGATGTCGGCGTGA
- a CDS encoding type II secretion system F family protein, whose protein sequence is MNGLTLAALSLSLALVVFPSPARHRIATPGRERRRLVVGPRGIACIGACALVAAAVLLPTTTVLAAAVVGATAGARYRRRRRMRRASDEGRALETALDVLVGELRVGSHPVRAFRVAADETVGAVAVSLRTVAARARLGADVRAGLRAAARSSALPAHWDRLSVCWQLASDHGLAIATLMRAAQRDIAERQRFSARVSSGMAGARATAGILAGLPALGVLLGQLVGARPLSFLLGGHAGGWLLVLGSTLACGGLLWSDRITDRPAL, encoded by the coding sequence GTGAACGGCCTTACCCTTGCCGCCCTGTCGCTATCGCTTGCGCTGGTGGTGTTTCCGTCGCCGGCGCGGCACCGGATCGCGACGCCGGGTCGTGAACGCCGGCGGCTCGTCGTCGGGCCCCGTGGCATCGCCTGCATCGGCGCGTGCGCCCTCGTGGCGGCCGCCGTGCTGCTGCCGACGACGACCGTCCTCGCCGCCGCGGTGGTGGGCGCGACCGCGGGCGCGCGTTACCGGCGCCGGCGCCGGATGCGGCGCGCGTCGGACGAGGGGCGGGCGCTGGAGACCGCCCTCGACGTGTTGGTCGGCGAGTTGCGAGTGGGCTCTCATCCGGTGCGCGCGTTCCGCGTGGCGGCCGACGAAACCGTTGGGGCGGTTGCCGTGTCGTTGCGCACGGTCGCGGCGCGGGCCAGGTTGGGTGCCGACGTCAGGGCCGGCTTGCGCGCCGCGGCACGATCGTCGGCGCTGCCCGCCCATTGGGACCGACTCTCGGTGTGCTGGCAGCTGGCGAGCGACCACGGGTTGGCGATAGCCACCCTGATGCGCGCCGCGCAGCGTGATATCGCCGAACGGCAACGGTTTTCGGCGCGAGTGTCGTCGGGCATGGCCGGTGCGCGCGCCACCGCGGGGATACTGGCCGGCCTGCCGGCCCTCGGGGTGCTGCTGGGTCAACTCGTCGGGGCGCGACCGCTGAGCTTCTTGTTGGGCGGGCACGCGGGCGGATGGCTGCTGGTCCTCGGGTCGACGCTGGCCTGTGGCGGGCTGCTGTGGTCGGACCGCATCACCGATCGGCCCGCGTTGTGA
- a CDS encoding type II secretion system F family protein: MSAAAVLLAMALWVGPGPSAVRARAGIPARVHRPRSRAAAGPDPLAVASGLDALAVCLEAGMAVATAAAAIAPSAPPTLARALRRAAELLAVGADPSVAWAISPDRPAGSVDTHIDALLRLARRSASSGAALAGGVAELADQSRHEAAHAAAAAAERAGVLIAGPLGLCFLPAFVCLGVVPVVAGLAGDVLQSGLL, from the coding sequence GTGAGCGCGGCGGCGGTGTTGCTGGCCATGGCGCTGTGGGTCGGCCCCGGGCCGTCGGCGGTGCGGGCGCGCGCCGGAATACCGGCCCGCGTGCACCGGCCGCGGTCTCGGGCCGCGGCCGGCCCGGACCCGCTGGCGGTCGCATCCGGTCTCGACGCGCTGGCCGTGTGCCTGGAGGCGGGCATGGCGGTGGCGACCGCCGCGGCGGCGATCGCCCCGTCCGCACCACCGACGCTGGCGCGGGCGCTGCGCCGCGCCGCCGAGCTGCTGGCGGTGGGCGCCGATCCGTCCGTGGCATGGGCGATTTCGCCGGATCGACCGGCCGGCTCCGTCGACACGCACATCGACGCGCTGCTGCGGCTGGCGCGGCGTTCGGCGTCGTCCGGCGCGGCCCTGGCCGGCGGCGTCGCCGAATTGGCCGATCAGTCTCGTCACGAGGCCGCACACGCGGCCGCCGCGGCCGCCGAGCGGGCCGGGGTCTTGATCGCCGGACCGCTCGGGCTGTGCTTTTTGCCGGCGTTTGTCTGCCTGGGCGTCGTTCCGGTGGTGGCGGGGTTGGCCGGTGATGTCCTGCAGTCAGGCCTGCTGTGA
- a CDS encoding DUF4244 domain-containing protein codes for MFRAFLARMAVVASDESGMSTVEYAIGTIAAAAFGAILYTVVTGDSVVSALTKIIGRALSTKV; via the coding sequence ATGTTCCGCGCGTTCTTGGCCCGCATGGCCGTCGTGGCGAGCGACGAGTCGGGGATGTCCACCGTCGAGTACGCCATCGGCACCATAGCGGCGGCCGCCTTTGGCGCGATCCTCTACACCGTCGTCACCGGCGATTCCGTCGTATCGGCGCTGACCAAGATCATCGGTCGCGCGCTCAGCACCAAGGTTTAG
- a CDS encoding TadE family type IV pilus minor pilin — protein sequence MGIAALVVVLVLCLAGVTAMSMQVRCVDAAREAARLASRGDERSAVDAARRVAPVGARIQVRRDGDFLVATVVAHSKLLPSLDIAAKAVSAVEPGG from the coding sequence CTGGGGATCGCCGCGCTGGTGGTGGTTCTGGTGCTGTGCCTGGCCGGTGTCACCGCAATGTCGATGCAGGTGCGTTGCGTGGACGCCGCCCGCGAGGCGGCCCGGCTGGCCTCGCGGGGCGACGAACGTTCGGCGGTCGACGCCGCGCGCCGCGTCGCGCCGGTCGGGGCGCGGATCCAGGTGCGTCGCGACGGTGACTTCCTGGTGGCCACGGTGGTCGCGCACTCAAAGCTGTTGCCCTCGTTGGATATTGCGGCCAAAGCGGTCTCCGCCGTCGAGCCCGGGGGCTGA
- a CDS encoding Rv3654c family TadE-like protein: MVVVLLWVAGAGAYLGSVVVARHRAQAAADLAALAAAARLPSGVGSACARATAVARQMRVDGARCEVDGLDVVVTVQVGVAFAGAARAAARAGPVSPSG; the protein is encoded by the coding sequence ATGGTGGTTGTGCTGCTCTGGGTCGCCGGGGCGGGCGCGTATCTCGGCTCGGTGGTGGTGGCGCGTCATCGTGCACAGGCGGCGGCCGACCTGGCCGCGTTGGCGGCCGCGGCCCGGCTTCCGTCCGGGGTGGGCTCGGCCTGTGCCCGCGCGACGGCGGTGGCCCGCCAGATGCGGGTCGACGGCGCGCGGTGCGAGGTGGACGGTCTCGACGTGGTCGTCACGGTCCAGGTTGGCGTTGCCTTCGCCGGTGCGGCGCGGGCCGCTGCCCGCGCCGGCCCTGTCAGCCCGAGTGGTTAG
- a CDS encoding PAS domain-containing protein: MAHDWLLVETLGDEPAVVAQGRQLKNLVPITTFLRRSPHLAAVRAAIAESVHTGQSLTSITTKRDRVIRTEPVVMSDGHTHGVHVWTGPADAEPSERPIPGPLKWDLTLGVATDTRESLANSGKNPEVEATFGRAFAEDLPSRELNPNETKVLAMAVKAKPNQMICSTWDLTDWQGNPIRIGFVACTALEPGPDGRDHLIARAMNWRAELKGPVVSTDDLAQRILHGLAQAGVHRALVDLHNWALLKWLDEPCTFYDWRGAKTDRPKVHPEDEPLMSSMTTEFAGGATSRVLRMRGHGNDWVPVHVTINRVELEPDTFAGLVSLRLPSDEELAAAGLPKSPGDTT; the protein is encoded by the coding sequence ATGGCCCACGACTGGTTGCTCGTGGAGACGCTGGGGGACGAGCCCGCCGTGGTGGCGCAGGGGCGGCAACTCAAAAACCTCGTGCCGATCACGACGTTTCTGCGCCGCAGTCCCCACCTGGCCGCGGTCCGCGCCGCGATCGCCGAGTCGGTGCACACCGGCCAGAGCCTGACCAGCATCACCACCAAGCGCGACCGTGTGATCCGCACCGAACCGGTAGTGATGTCCGACGGCCACACCCACGGCGTGCACGTGTGGACCGGCCCCGCCGACGCCGAACCCTCCGAACGGCCGATCCCCGGGCCGCTGAAGTGGGACCTGACCCTCGGCGTGGCCACCGATACCCGGGAATCGCTGGCCAACAGCGGCAAGAACCCCGAGGTCGAGGCCACCTTCGGCAGGGCCTTCGCCGAAGACCTTCCGTCGCGTGAACTCAACCCCAACGAAACCAAGGTGCTTGCCATGGCGGTGAAGGCCAAGCCCAACCAAATGATCTGCAGCACCTGGGATCTCACCGATTGGCAGGGAAACCCGATCCGGATAGGTTTCGTCGCATGCACCGCCTTGGAGCCGGGCCCCGACGGGCGGGACCACCTGATTGCGCGGGCGATGAACTGGCGCGCCGAACTCAAGGGCCCGGTGGTATCGACGGACGACCTCGCGCAGCGCATCCTGCACGGACTGGCCCAGGCCGGTGTCCATCGGGCGCTCGTCGATCTCCACAATTGGGCGCTGCTGAAATGGCTCGACGAGCCCTGCACCTTCTACGACTGGCGGGGAGCCAAGACGGACAGGCCGAAGGTCCATCCCGAAGACGAGCCCCTAATGTCATCTATGACAACGGAATTCGCTGGCGGGGCGACCAGTCGCGTACTGCGCATGCGCGGTCACGGAAACGATTGGGTGCCGGTGCATGTCACGATCAACAGGGTGGAACTCGAGCCGGACACCTTCGCCGGACTGGTTTCGCTGCGCCTGCCGAGCGACGAAGAACTCGCCGCCGCGGGCCTGCCGAAATCGCCAGGCGATACGACCTAA